In Glycine max cultivar Williams 82 chromosome 7, Glycine_max_v4.0, whole genome shotgun sequence, a single window of DNA contains:
- the LOC100777842 gene encoding RNA polymerase II C-terminal domain phosphatase-like 2 isoform X4 has product MSRLGFKHEVYDGDKHIGELDVIPPSSLTTTTSFHNNFRFPNNEIRIHHFSAKSERCPPLSILQTVAAFNVRCKLDSSVATEQKELIAIHASCFYEMKTAVVVVNDEEIHLVSMPSKRKKFPCFWCFAVPLGLYDACLGMLNLRCLAIVFDLDETLIVANTMKSFEDRIEALRGWLSRETDPLRVQGMSSELKRYLEDRLLLKQYAESDTVVDNGKVYKVQMEEAPPLSGSHEKLVRPVVRLQERNIVLTRINPEIRDTSVLVRLRPAWDDLRSYLTAKGRKRFEVYVCTMAERDYALEIWRLLDPGAHLIGLKQVLNRVICVKSGSRKSLLNVFQDGVCHPKMAMVIDDRSKVWVDKDQPRVHVVPAFTPYYAPQAETANAVPVLCVARNVACNVRGCFFKEFDESLLQRIAEIFFEDDIGLLPHPPDVSNYLMSEDVPNGNANAPFSEGMNGAEVERRLSQPDDKFSVDLSTRPMTNSVEFRHETSQPTAGIISNVTGPGSSRTLIPSQKPGLLGPPVKHDGNSVDRDYDMRKGLLGMRHGPDIRGQISAEPPLILRPPNQASPSLMQPFGGGLVEDDIASRSQTNSWPSASVKESNVIKSDKHQAQQKPFSNSVIGSSPNVLLPQASQLKAEERQIVPSKSQLSSEDGISQNHASSNSKDFQHEAGKMNFLSPLSIQVLQEIGRRCNSKVEFKSILSTSKDLQFSVEVLFTGEKIGVGMGRTRKDAQQQAAENALRSLAEKYVAHVEPQCRAVDKDFDKLSLGCDNGFLWDVINPESSEPQPEDGVSRENASEALDAETRSSTPNAINQQMDKRMSSPRMPNSKRLKE; this is encoded by the exons ATGAGTCGTTTAGGGTTCAAGCACGAGGTGTACGACGGCGACAAGCACATCGGCGAACTAGATGTGATTCCTCCGTCGTCGTTGACGACGACGACGTCGTTTCACAACAACTTCCGCTTCCCGAACAACGAGATTCGCATCCACCACTTCAGCGCGAAGAGCGAGCGCTGCCCTCCGCTCTCGATCCTCCAAACCGTTGCCGCATTCAACGTCCGCTGCAAGCTCGATTCCTCAGTCGCCACTGAACAGAAGGAACTAATCGCCATCCACGCCAGTTGCTTCTACGAAATGAAG AcggcggtggtggtggtgaacGACGAGGAGATTCACCTCGTTTCGATGCCGAGCAAGAGGAAGAAGTTCCCGTGCTTCTGGTGCTTCGCGGTGCCGTTGGGGCTCTACGACGCGTGCTTGGGGATGCTGAACCTGCGGTGTCTCGCGATTGTCTTCGATTTGGACGAGACGCTCATCGTGGCGAACACGATGAAGTCATTCGAGGATAGGATTGAGGCCCTGAGGGGGTGGCTTTCGCGTGAGACCGATCCGTTGCGGGTGCAGGGGATGTCCTCAGAGCTTAAGAGGTACCTCGAGGACAGGTTGTTGCTCAAGCAGTACGCGGAGAGTGACACTGTTGTTGATAACGGGAAAGTGTATAAGGTTCAGATGGAGGAGGCGCCACCGCTGTCTGGTAGCCACGAGAAACTGGTTCGGCCGGTTGTACGGTTGCAGGAGAGGAATATTGTCCTCACGAGGATTAATCCTGAG ATACGTGATACTAGTGTATTAGTGAGATTACGACCTGCTTGGGACGATTTAAGAAGCTATTTAACAGCTAAAGGACGCAAGAGGTTTGAAGTATATGTTTGTACTATGGCTGAAAGGGATTATGCTTTGGAAATATGGAGGCTTCTTGACCCTGGGGCACATCTTATAGGTTTAAAGCAAGTCCTTAATCGTGTGATTTGTGTCAAATCAG GCTCCCGAAAATCTTTActaaatgttttccaagatGGTGTCTGCCATCCCAAGATGGCAATGGTGATTGATGATCGGTCAAAGGTCTGGGTAGACAAGGACCAGCCTAGGGTTCATGTGGTGCCTGCCTTTACTCCTTATTATGCTCCTCAAGCAGAG ACAGCCAATGCTGTCCCAGTCCTATGTGTAGCAAGAAATGTTGCATGCAATGTCAGAGGTTGTTTTTTCAA AGAGTTTGATGAGAGTTTATTACAAAGAATTGCTGAAATCTTCTTTGAAGATGATATTGGACTTCTACCTCATCCTCCGGATGTCAGCAACTATTTGATGTCTGAG GATGTACCAAATGGTAATGCTAATGCCCCCTTCAGTGAAGGAATGAATGGTGCAGAAGTTGAACGGAGGTTAAGCCAACCT GATGATAAGTTTTCTGTTGATTTATCCACCCGACCCATGACAAACAGTGTTGAATTCAGACATGAAACCTCTCAGCCAACTGCTGGTATTATTTCAAATGTCACCGGCcctggatcttcaagaacactGATTCCTTCTCAGA AACCTGGTTTGCTTGGACCTCCTGTCAAGCATGATGGCAACTCTGTTGATCGTGATTAtgacatgagaaaaggactttTAGGCATGAGGCATGGTCCAGATATAAGAGGTCAAATTTCAGCTGAACCTCCTCTGATATTGAGGCCACCTAATCAAGCATCACCATCTTTGATGCAGCCATTTGGAGGTGGGTTGGTAGAAGATGATATAGCCAGCAGAAGTCAGACCAATAGTTGGCCTTCTGCATCTGTTAAAGAATCTAATGTAATAAAGTCCGATAAGCATCAGGCTCAACAGAAACCATTTTCTAATAGTGTCATAGGTTCATCCCCCAATGTTTTACTCCCACAAGCATCACAACTAAAGGCTGAAGAG AGGCAGATTGTTCCATCTAAGTCTCAGCTATCATCAG AGGATGGGATATCTCAGAATCATGCCTCTTCTAACAgcaaagattttcaacatgAAGCTGGAAAAATGAACTTCTTATCCCCTCTATCTATTCAAGTGCTGCAAGAAATTGGGAGGCGGTGTAACTCTAAG GTTGAATTTAAGTCTATTTTAAGCACCAGCAAAGACTTGCAGTTTTCAGTGGAG GTACTATTCACTGGTGAGAAAATAGGTGTTGGTATGGGTAGGACAAGGAAGGATGCTCAACAACAAGCTGCAGAGAATGCTCTTCGTAGTTTAGCAG AGAAGTATGTGGCACATGTGGAGCCTCAATGTAGAGCTGTCGATAAAGATTTTGACAAGCTTTCTCTTGGATGTGACAATGGTTTCTTGTGGGATGTGATCAATCCAGAATCCAGTGAACCGCAACCAGAAGATGGAGTGTCTAGAGAAAATGCTTCTGAG GCTTTGGATGCTGAGACTAGGTCAAGTACCCCTAACGCCATTAATCAGCAAATGGACAAGCGTATGAGCTCCCCGAG GATGCCCAATTCTAAACGATTGAAGGAATGA
- the LOC100777842 gene encoding RNA polymerase II C-terminal domain phosphatase-like 2 isoform X2 produces the protein MSRLGFKHEVYDGDKHIGELDVIPPSSLTTTTSFHNNFRFPNNEIRIHHFSAKSERCPPLSILQTVAAFNVRCKLDSSVATEQKELIAIHASCFYEMKTAVVVVNDEEIHLVSMPSKRKKFPCFWCFAVPLGLYDACLGMLNLRCLAIVFDLDETLIVANTMKSFEDRIEALRGWLSRETDPLRVQGMSSELKRYLEDRLLLKQYAESDTVVDNGKVYKVQMEEAPPLSGSHEKLVRPVVRLQERNIVLTRINPEIRDTSVLVRLRPAWDDLRSYLTAKGRKRFEVYVCTMAERDYALEIWRLLDPGAHLIGLKQVLNRVICVKSGSRKSLLNVFQDGVCHPKMAMVIDDRSKVWVDKDQPRVHVVPAFTPYYAPQAETANAVPVLCVARNVACNVRGCFFKEFDESLLQRIAEIFFEDDIGLLPHPPDVSNYLMSEDVPNGNANAPFSEGMNGAEVERRLSQPDDKFSVDLSTRPMTNSVEFRHETSQPTAGIISNVTGPGSSRTLIPSQKPGLLGPPVKHDGNSVDRDYDMRKGLLGMRHGPDIRGQISAEPPLILRPPNQASPSLMQPFGGGLVEDDIASRSQTNSWPSASVKESNVIKSDKHQAQQKPFSNSVIGSSPNVLLPQASQLKAEEATSVSDLQRQIVPSKSQLSSEDGISQNHASSNSKDFQHEAGKMNFLSPLSIQVLQEIGRRCNSKVEFKSILSTSKDLQFSVEVLFTGEKIGVGMGRTRKDAQQQAAENALRSLAEKYVAHVEPQCRAVDKDFDKLSLGCDNGFLWDVINPESSEPQPEDGVSRENASEALDAETRSSTPNAINQQMDKRMSSPRMPNSKRLKE, from the exons ATGAGTCGTTTAGGGTTCAAGCACGAGGTGTACGACGGCGACAAGCACATCGGCGAACTAGATGTGATTCCTCCGTCGTCGTTGACGACGACGACGTCGTTTCACAACAACTTCCGCTTCCCGAACAACGAGATTCGCATCCACCACTTCAGCGCGAAGAGCGAGCGCTGCCCTCCGCTCTCGATCCTCCAAACCGTTGCCGCATTCAACGTCCGCTGCAAGCTCGATTCCTCAGTCGCCACTGAACAGAAGGAACTAATCGCCATCCACGCCAGTTGCTTCTACGAAATGAAG AcggcggtggtggtggtgaacGACGAGGAGATTCACCTCGTTTCGATGCCGAGCAAGAGGAAGAAGTTCCCGTGCTTCTGGTGCTTCGCGGTGCCGTTGGGGCTCTACGACGCGTGCTTGGGGATGCTGAACCTGCGGTGTCTCGCGATTGTCTTCGATTTGGACGAGACGCTCATCGTGGCGAACACGATGAAGTCATTCGAGGATAGGATTGAGGCCCTGAGGGGGTGGCTTTCGCGTGAGACCGATCCGTTGCGGGTGCAGGGGATGTCCTCAGAGCTTAAGAGGTACCTCGAGGACAGGTTGTTGCTCAAGCAGTACGCGGAGAGTGACACTGTTGTTGATAACGGGAAAGTGTATAAGGTTCAGATGGAGGAGGCGCCACCGCTGTCTGGTAGCCACGAGAAACTGGTTCGGCCGGTTGTACGGTTGCAGGAGAGGAATATTGTCCTCACGAGGATTAATCCTGAG ATACGTGATACTAGTGTATTAGTGAGATTACGACCTGCTTGGGACGATTTAAGAAGCTATTTAACAGCTAAAGGACGCAAGAGGTTTGAAGTATATGTTTGTACTATGGCTGAAAGGGATTATGCTTTGGAAATATGGAGGCTTCTTGACCCTGGGGCACATCTTATAGGTTTAAAGCAAGTCCTTAATCGTGTGATTTGTGTCAAATCAG GCTCCCGAAAATCTTTActaaatgttttccaagatGGTGTCTGCCATCCCAAGATGGCAATGGTGATTGATGATCGGTCAAAGGTCTGGGTAGACAAGGACCAGCCTAGGGTTCATGTGGTGCCTGCCTTTACTCCTTATTATGCTCCTCAAGCAGAG ACAGCCAATGCTGTCCCAGTCCTATGTGTAGCAAGAAATGTTGCATGCAATGTCAGAGGTTGTTTTTTCAA AGAGTTTGATGAGAGTTTATTACAAAGAATTGCTGAAATCTTCTTTGAAGATGATATTGGACTTCTACCTCATCCTCCGGATGTCAGCAACTATTTGATGTCTGAG GATGTACCAAATGGTAATGCTAATGCCCCCTTCAGTGAAGGAATGAATGGTGCAGAAGTTGAACGGAGGTTAAGCCAACCT GATGATAAGTTTTCTGTTGATTTATCCACCCGACCCATGACAAACAGTGTTGAATTCAGACATGAAACCTCTCAGCCAACTGCTGGTATTATTTCAAATGTCACCGGCcctggatcttcaagaacactGATTCCTTCTCAGA AACCTGGTTTGCTTGGACCTCCTGTCAAGCATGATGGCAACTCTGTTGATCGTGATTAtgacatgagaaaaggactttTAGGCATGAGGCATGGTCCAGATATAAGAGGTCAAATTTCAGCTGAACCTCCTCTGATATTGAGGCCACCTAATCAAGCATCACCATCTTTGATGCAGCCATTTGGAGGTGGGTTGGTAGAAGATGATATAGCCAGCAGAAGTCAGACCAATAGTTGGCCTTCTGCATCTGTTAAAGAATCTAATGTAATAAAGTCCGATAAGCATCAGGCTCAACAGAAACCATTTTCTAATAGTGTCATAGGTTCATCCCCCAATGTTTTACTCCCACAAGCATCACAACTAAAGGCTGAAGAG GCAACTTCTGTTTCTGATTTGCAGAGGCAGATTGTTCCATCTAAGTCTCAGCTATCATCAG AGGATGGGATATCTCAGAATCATGCCTCTTCTAACAgcaaagattttcaacatgAAGCTGGAAAAATGAACTTCTTATCCCCTCTATCTATTCAAGTGCTGCAAGAAATTGGGAGGCGGTGTAACTCTAAG GTTGAATTTAAGTCTATTTTAAGCACCAGCAAAGACTTGCAGTTTTCAGTGGAG GTACTATTCACTGGTGAGAAAATAGGTGTTGGTATGGGTAGGACAAGGAAGGATGCTCAACAACAAGCTGCAGAGAATGCTCTTCGTAGTTTAGCAG AGAAGTATGTGGCACATGTGGAGCCTCAATGTAGAGCTGTCGATAAAGATTTTGACAAGCTTTCTCTTGGATGTGACAATGGTTTCTTGTGGGATGTGATCAATCCAGAATCCAGTGAACCGCAACCAGAAGATGGAGTGTCTAGAGAAAATGCTTCTGAG GCTTTGGATGCTGAGACTAGGTCAAGTACCCCTAACGCCATTAATCAGCAAATGGACAAGCGTATGAGCTCCCCGAG GATGCCCAATTCTAAACGATTGAAGGAATGA
- the LOC100777842 gene encoding RNA polymerase II C-terminal domain phosphatase-like 2 isoform X5, with product MSRLGFKHEVYDGDKHIGELDVIPPSSLTTTTSFHNNFRFPNNEIRIHHFSAKSERCPPLSILQTVAAFNVRCKLDSSVATEQKELIAIHASCFYEMKTAVVVVNDEEIHLVSMPSKRKKFPCFWCFAVPLGLYDACLGMLNLRCLAIVFDLDETLIVANTMKSFEDRIEALRGWLSRETDPLRVQGMSSELKRYLEDRLLLKQYAESDTVVDNGKVYKVQMEEAPPLSGSHEKLVRPVVRLQERNIVLTRINPEIRDTSVLVRLRPAWDDLRSYLTAKGRKRFEVYVCTMAERDYALEIWRLLDPGAHLIGLKQVLNRVICVKSGSRKSLLNVFQDGVCHPKMAMVIDDRSKVWVDKDQPRVHVVPAFTPYYAPQAETANAVPVLCVARNVACNVRGCFFKEFDESLLQRIAEIFFEDDIGLLPHPPDVSNYLMSEDVPNGNANAPFSEGMNGAEVERRLSQPDDKFSVDLSTRPMTNSVEFRHETSQPTAGIISNVTGPGSSRTLIPSQKPGLLGPPVKHDGNSVDRDYDMRKGLLGMRHGPDIRGQISAEPPLILRPPNQASPSLMQPFGGGLVEDDIASRSQTNSWPSASVKESNVIKSDKHQAQQKPFSNSVIGSSPNVLLPQASQLKAEEATSVSDLQRQIVPSKSQLSSEDGISQNHASSNSKDFQHEAGKMNFLSPLSIQVLQEIGRRCNSKVEFKSILSTSKDLQFSVEVLFTGEKIGVGMGRTRKDAQQQAAENALRSLAEKYVAHVEPQCRAVDKDFDKLSLGCDNGFLWDVINPESSEPQPEDGVSRENASEALDAETRSSTPNAINQQMDKRMSSPR from the exons ATGAGTCGTTTAGGGTTCAAGCACGAGGTGTACGACGGCGACAAGCACATCGGCGAACTAGATGTGATTCCTCCGTCGTCGTTGACGACGACGACGTCGTTTCACAACAACTTCCGCTTCCCGAACAACGAGATTCGCATCCACCACTTCAGCGCGAAGAGCGAGCGCTGCCCTCCGCTCTCGATCCTCCAAACCGTTGCCGCATTCAACGTCCGCTGCAAGCTCGATTCCTCAGTCGCCACTGAACAGAAGGAACTAATCGCCATCCACGCCAGTTGCTTCTACGAAATGAAG AcggcggtggtggtggtgaacGACGAGGAGATTCACCTCGTTTCGATGCCGAGCAAGAGGAAGAAGTTCCCGTGCTTCTGGTGCTTCGCGGTGCCGTTGGGGCTCTACGACGCGTGCTTGGGGATGCTGAACCTGCGGTGTCTCGCGATTGTCTTCGATTTGGACGAGACGCTCATCGTGGCGAACACGATGAAGTCATTCGAGGATAGGATTGAGGCCCTGAGGGGGTGGCTTTCGCGTGAGACCGATCCGTTGCGGGTGCAGGGGATGTCCTCAGAGCTTAAGAGGTACCTCGAGGACAGGTTGTTGCTCAAGCAGTACGCGGAGAGTGACACTGTTGTTGATAACGGGAAAGTGTATAAGGTTCAGATGGAGGAGGCGCCACCGCTGTCTGGTAGCCACGAGAAACTGGTTCGGCCGGTTGTACGGTTGCAGGAGAGGAATATTGTCCTCACGAGGATTAATCCTGAG ATACGTGATACTAGTGTATTAGTGAGATTACGACCTGCTTGGGACGATTTAAGAAGCTATTTAACAGCTAAAGGACGCAAGAGGTTTGAAGTATATGTTTGTACTATGGCTGAAAGGGATTATGCTTTGGAAATATGGAGGCTTCTTGACCCTGGGGCACATCTTATAGGTTTAAAGCAAGTCCTTAATCGTGTGATTTGTGTCAAATCAG GCTCCCGAAAATCTTTActaaatgttttccaagatGGTGTCTGCCATCCCAAGATGGCAATGGTGATTGATGATCGGTCAAAGGTCTGGGTAGACAAGGACCAGCCTAGGGTTCATGTGGTGCCTGCCTTTACTCCTTATTATGCTCCTCAAGCAGAG ACAGCCAATGCTGTCCCAGTCCTATGTGTAGCAAGAAATGTTGCATGCAATGTCAGAGGTTGTTTTTTCAA AGAGTTTGATGAGAGTTTATTACAAAGAATTGCTGAAATCTTCTTTGAAGATGATATTGGACTTCTACCTCATCCTCCGGATGTCAGCAACTATTTGATGTCTGAG GATGTACCAAATGGTAATGCTAATGCCCCCTTCAGTGAAGGAATGAATGGTGCAGAAGTTGAACGGAGGTTAAGCCAACCT GATGATAAGTTTTCTGTTGATTTATCCACCCGACCCATGACAAACAGTGTTGAATTCAGACATGAAACCTCTCAGCCAACTGCTGGTATTATTTCAAATGTCACCGGCcctggatcttcaagaacactGATTCCTTCTCAGA AACCTGGTTTGCTTGGACCTCCTGTCAAGCATGATGGCAACTCTGTTGATCGTGATTAtgacatgagaaaaggactttTAGGCATGAGGCATGGTCCAGATATAAGAGGTCAAATTTCAGCTGAACCTCCTCTGATATTGAGGCCACCTAATCAAGCATCACCATCTTTGATGCAGCCATTTGGAGGTGGGTTGGTAGAAGATGATATAGCCAGCAGAAGTCAGACCAATAGTTGGCCTTCTGCATCTGTTAAAGAATCTAATGTAATAAAGTCCGATAAGCATCAGGCTCAACAGAAACCATTTTCTAATAGTGTCATAGGTTCATCCCCCAATGTTTTACTCCCACAAGCATCACAACTAAAGGCTGAAGAG GCAACTTCTGTTTCTGATTTGCAGAGGCAGATTGTTCCATCTAAGTCTCAGCTATCATCAG AGGATGGGATATCTCAGAATCATGCCTCTTCTAACAgcaaagattttcaacatgAAGCTGGAAAAATGAACTTCTTATCCCCTCTATCTATTCAAGTGCTGCAAGAAATTGGGAGGCGGTGTAACTCTAAG GTTGAATTTAAGTCTATTTTAAGCACCAGCAAAGACTTGCAGTTTTCAGTGGAG GTACTATTCACTGGTGAGAAAATAGGTGTTGGTATGGGTAGGACAAGGAAGGATGCTCAACAACAAGCTGCAGAGAATGCTCTTCGTAGTTTAGCAG AGAAGTATGTGGCACATGTGGAGCCTCAATGTAGAGCTGTCGATAAAGATTTTGACAAGCTTTCTCTTGGATGTGACAATGGTTTCTTGTGGGATGTGATCAATCCAGAATCCAGTGAACCGCAACCAGAAGATGGAGTGTCTAGAGAAAATGCTTCTGAG GCTTTGGATGCTGAGACTAGGTCAAGTACCCCTAACGCCATTAATCAGCAAATGGACAAGCGTATGAGCTCCCCGAG GTGA
- the LOC100777842 gene encoding RNA polymerase II C-terminal domain phosphatase-like 2 isoform X7, with the protein MSRLGFKHEVYDGDKHIGELDVIPPSSLTTTTSFHNNFRFPNNEIRIHHFSAKSERCPPLSILQTVAAFNVRCKLDSSVATEQKELIAIHASCFYEMKIRDTSVLVRLRPAWDDLRSYLTAKGRKRFEVYVCTMAERDYALEIWRLLDPGAHLIGLKQVLNRVICVKSGSRKSLLNVFQDGVCHPKMAMVIDDRSKVWVDKDQPRVHVVPAFTPYYAPQAETANAVPVLCVARNVACNVRGCFFKEFDESLLQRIAEIFFEDDIGLLPHPPDVSNYLMSEDVPNGNANAPFSEGMNGAEVERRLSQPDDKFSVDLSTRPMTNSVEFRHETSQPTAGIISNVTGPGSSRTLIPSQKPGLLGPPVKHDGNSVDRDYDMRKGLLGMRHGPDIRGQISAEPPLILRPPNQASPSLMQPFGGGLVEDDIASRSQTNSWPSASVKESNVIKSDKHQAQQKPFSNSVIGSSPNVLLPQASQLKAEEATSVSDLQRQIVPSKSQLSSEDGISQNHASSNSKDFQHEAGKMNFLSPLSIQVLQEIGRRCNSKVEFKSILSTSKDLQFSVEVLFTGEKIGVGMGRTRKDAQQQAAENALRSLAEKYVAHVEPQCRAVDKDFDKLSLGCDNGFLWDVINPESSEPQPEDGVSRENASEALDAETRSSTPNAINQQMDKRMSSPRILKFDEFLIP; encoded by the exons ATGAGTCGTTTAGGGTTCAAGCACGAGGTGTACGACGGCGACAAGCACATCGGCGAACTAGATGTGATTCCTCCGTCGTCGTTGACGACGACGACGTCGTTTCACAACAACTTCCGCTTCCCGAACAACGAGATTCGCATCCACCACTTCAGCGCGAAGAGCGAGCGCTGCCCTCCGCTCTCGATCCTCCAAACCGTTGCCGCATTCAACGTCCGCTGCAAGCTCGATTCCTCAGTCGCCACTGAACAGAAGGAACTAATCGCCATCCACGCCAGTTGCTTCTACGAAATGAAG ATACGTGATACTAGTGTATTAGTGAGATTACGACCTGCTTGGGACGATTTAAGAAGCTATTTAACAGCTAAAGGACGCAAGAGGTTTGAAGTATATGTTTGTACTATGGCTGAAAGGGATTATGCTTTGGAAATATGGAGGCTTCTTGACCCTGGGGCACATCTTATAGGTTTAAAGCAAGTCCTTAATCGTGTGATTTGTGTCAAATCAG GCTCCCGAAAATCTTTActaaatgttttccaagatGGTGTCTGCCATCCCAAGATGGCAATGGTGATTGATGATCGGTCAAAGGTCTGGGTAGACAAGGACCAGCCTAGGGTTCATGTGGTGCCTGCCTTTACTCCTTATTATGCTCCTCAAGCAGAG ACAGCCAATGCTGTCCCAGTCCTATGTGTAGCAAGAAATGTTGCATGCAATGTCAGAGGTTGTTTTTTCAA AGAGTTTGATGAGAGTTTATTACAAAGAATTGCTGAAATCTTCTTTGAAGATGATATTGGACTTCTACCTCATCCTCCGGATGTCAGCAACTATTTGATGTCTGAG GATGTACCAAATGGTAATGCTAATGCCCCCTTCAGTGAAGGAATGAATGGTGCAGAAGTTGAACGGAGGTTAAGCCAACCT GATGATAAGTTTTCTGTTGATTTATCCACCCGACCCATGACAAACAGTGTTGAATTCAGACATGAAACCTCTCAGCCAACTGCTGGTATTATTTCAAATGTCACCGGCcctggatcttcaagaacactGATTCCTTCTCAGA AACCTGGTTTGCTTGGACCTCCTGTCAAGCATGATGGCAACTCTGTTGATCGTGATTAtgacatgagaaaaggactttTAGGCATGAGGCATGGTCCAGATATAAGAGGTCAAATTTCAGCTGAACCTCCTCTGATATTGAGGCCACCTAATCAAGCATCACCATCTTTGATGCAGCCATTTGGAGGTGGGTTGGTAGAAGATGATATAGCCAGCAGAAGTCAGACCAATAGTTGGCCTTCTGCATCTGTTAAAGAATCTAATGTAATAAAGTCCGATAAGCATCAGGCTCAACAGAAACCATTTTCTAATAGTGTCATAGGTTCATCCCCCAATGTTTTACTCCCACAAGCATCACAACTAAAGGCTGAAGAG GCAACTTCTGTTTCTGATTTGCAGAGGCAGATTGTTCCATCTAAGTCTCAGCTATCATCAG AGGATGGGATATCTCAGAATCATGCCTCTTCTAACAgcaaagattttcaacatgAAGCTGGAAAAATGAACTTCTTATCCCCTCTATCTATTCAAGTGCTGCAAGAAATTGGGAGGCGGTGTAACTCTAAG GTTGAATTTAAGTCTATTTTAAGCACCAGCAAAGACTTGCAGTTTTCAGTGGAG GTACTATTCACTGGTGAGAAAATAGGTGTTGGTATGGGTAGGACAAGGAAGGATGCTCAACAACAAGCTGCAGAGAATGCTCTTCGTAGTTTAGCAG AGAAGTATGTGGCACATGTGGAGCCTCAATGTAGAGCTGTCGATAAAGATTTTGACAAGCTTTCTCTTGGATGTGACAATGGTTTCTTGTGGGATGTGATCAATCCAGAATCCAGTGAACCGCAACCAGAAGATGGAGTGTCTAGAGAAAATGCTTCTGAG GCTTTGGATGCTGAGACTAGGTCAAGTACCCCTAACGCCATTAATCAGCAAATGGACAAGCGTATGAGCTCCCCGAG GATCCtgaaatttgatgaatttttaatACCTTGA